The window TTTAAAGCAGTTGGCACCCTGAATACTAAAAACATTTATGGGGCACTGGTTGAGCAGAATAATATGCCCCCATCGTGTAAAAATTTTGGGTCTGCCTCTGCTTCCAAGAGATGAGGGAATTACGAAGCATCACAATGTAACCAATAAATATCATAGTAAGTAGTAAGCTGAGAATAAGTCTCAGAATGCATGAGAATGCCAAGACCAGGGGAACCCTTAATGTACCTCGCAATCCTGAGAGCAGCAGCCATGTGTGAACATTTTGGAGAGTGCATGAAATGACTCAGACATTGCACAGTAAAAGTAATGTTTGGTCGAGTGATTGTCAGAAATAAGAGTCGACCAACCAACCTCTGATAGGCAGTAGGATCAGCAAAAACATAATCAGCATAGGAACCAACATGCATATCAAACTCTGTGGTGGTGAGCTTTTGGTTTAGTTTCATAGGAGCACCAACTGACTTGGCACCAGCCAGCCCCATGTCAGAGACAAGCTCAAGTGCATACTTTATTTGATGCATCAAAATCCCTTCTTTACTGCGTGCAAACTCTATGCCAAGGAAGTACTTCAATTCACCAAGATCCTTGATCTTAAAAGCCTTCTGCAAACAATCCTTAGTCTCCTGAATCAAGGAAACATCATCTCTGAAGAGATCAATCAACATAGGTTAAGACCACCACCATCTTGCCACGTGACCTCTTGGTGAACAAGGAATAGTCAAAAGGACTTTGCGTAAAATCAGAGAGATCAAGGTTGAGGTAAGTTTAAGGTTCCATTGCCTAGAAGCCTGCTTAAGACCATATAAGGACTTAAGCAGTTTGCACACATGCTAAGAACTGACACCACTCATGAATCCTTGTGGAAGACACATATACACTTCATCAGTCAGATCTCCCTGCAAAAAAGTATTATAGACATCCATTTTATCGATCTCCCAATTACTCATGGCAGCCAAAGAAATAACAGATCTAACAGTGACCAATTTGACCACAGGGGAGAAAGTCTCCTGATGATCAAGTCCTTCTTGTTGACTATACCCCTTGGCAACCAACCTTGCTTTGAACCTCTCCACCTCACCAGTGGCCATatatttaattttgaaaatctaTTTGCAACCAATGGCTCGCTTTCTAGGTGGCAAAGAGACAACCAACCAAGTCTTATTGTCTTTCAAAGCTTGGATTTCAGCTTGCATAGCTTCCATCCACCTTGGATCCTTGACTACATCAGAATAATTCCTAGGCTCAACCTCAGCAAAAAACTTTGTTAGAAAATATTGATACTTAGCAAACAAATGACTGTAAGATAAGCCATCTAAAAGAGGATAGGAACAAGAGTGTGCTCCAGGTTTCCTGTCAGTCCTTGGAGGCTTAAGAGTTCTAGTAGGTCGATGTAGAACACTAACAATAGGAGAAGGCTGATCAGTATGTAGATGTGGAGCAACAAGATTATCAGTAGGAACAGACTCAACCTCCTGAACAGACTCAACCTCCTGGGGATCCCCATGATCAACCATGTGTGCTGGTGATGATCCATCAGCAGCATGTTGGACATGAGCATGTAAAAACATAGGAGCATTGGAGTGACTATCTACTGCAATAAGAAACTCATCTACTTCATGAGCAGATGGCAAAATATTCACACCAGGAATGATTGAGGTTGAATTCTCATTAGCCAGCAAAAAAGGAAAAATCCTTTCATGAAACACCACATCTCTGCTAATGAAACAAATATTATTTTCCAGATCATAAAGCTTGTAGCCTTTCTGATAAACTCCATAACCTAGAAGGACAGACTTAATGGCCCTTGGACCAAATTTATCTTGTCTTGGTAGACAGTGGTAAAGCATAAACAACCAATCACCCGCATGTGTGCCAAGAAAGGGGATCTACCGTACAACATCTCAAAAGTAGATTTATGTCCTAGAACTGTTGAAGGCATTCTATTCATAATATGTGTAGCAGCTTCTACACAACACCCCCAAAACTTGACTGGAAGACCACCCTGGAACTTAATGGCTCTAGTAGTCTCTAATAGGTGCCTATGTTTCCTTTCCACAAACCTTTTCTGTTGGGGCGTGTAAGGACAGGAACTCTGGTGTAATATTCCATGCAGTTTGAACAACTCACCACAACTACTATAACAAAATTCAGACCCATTGTCAGATCTGAAAAATTTAATCTTTTTaccaaattaaataataatcATGGAAATAAAAGTCTTGAGCAATTCAGAAATATCATATTAGACTCTTAATAAGAAGGTCCATGTCCATCTTGAATAGTCATCAACCAAAGTAAGAAAGTGTCTCATTCAATTATAAGTAATAGCTTTATAAGGTCCCCACACATCCATGTGTACCAAAAGAAAATATTGATCTGCTCTACTATCACTGATTGAAAATGGAACTCTAGTTTGCCTAGCCAATGGGCATATATCACAATGATGTAAAAGAATCAGCCTTATTTGTAAAAACAAAAATCTTCCTAAGTACTGCCATTGGAACATGGCCTAATCTTCTATGCCAAACTTCTCTACGTCCTTCCTTAACAGCCATAAACCTCATGTTTTCCAAAATATTGCTTTTAGTCGGACAATCTAACAGATAGAGTCCATCTAGCTCTCTACCAGTCACCTTCACTTTCCTAGTGCAAAGGTCCTGAAAAATACAAAATTCAGGAAAGAACAAACCACAGCAGTTAAGTTCTCTTGTTACTTTGGAGACAGATAAGAGATTAAATTTAAAAGATGACACACACAACACATCTTTGATCACATCACCTCCAGCCAACTAACAATCACCAACATGTGTTATTTGAGCAGAATCACCTATTGGCAATTGTACATTTCTTGAATTTCCTACTTTAACACCATTAAGCAACAATTTGTCATTACTAATTATGTGATTAGTGGCCCCGATATCAACTATCCATTGAACATTATTAACCTATGAAAAAATAGGATTACCTGCCAAATgagcactagcatttgaagttgAAACATTGCTTAGCATATTCAGAAGCATAGAGTATTGCTCCTGACTGAATGCTGGAGCAGCAGTGTTCTCATGCACCACCGCATTTACCTTGTTCTTAGATTTAAAATCAGCAGGGTAACCGATGAGCTTATGACAGTTCTCTTTCAAATGCCCTTTCATGCCACAGTAGTCACACTTTATTAGTTTATAACATCTATCCTTAGAATGACCTGTTAGATGACAAAACTCGCATTCAATATTATAATTCTTCTTAGATTTACAAGTAGCTCCTACTTGTGATGTAAACAAAGTAGTTGGCTCAATTC is drawn from Nicotiana tomentosiformis chromosome 12, ASM39032v3, whole genome shotgun sequence and contains these coding sequences:
- the LOC117282003 gene encoding uncharacterized protein, coding for MKLSLLGKNKLGFVDDTILKEDFEPELWKLWDRCNAIVISWIMCNVSNVLVTGVLLSLNSHDIWLSLEEHFDKVNGSREYQLYREIFTLTQDTFFVSVYVTRLKDLWDEYDFLMPPPCGCPKSKEFLKHLQHQRLYQFLMGLNKGYNQACSQILLKTHLPTVSQAYAMIIQDESQKIVAGNQYASTGIEPTTLFTSQVGATCKSKKNYNIECEFCHLTGHSKDRCYKLIKCDYCGMKGHLKENCHKLIGYPADFKSKNKVNAVVHENTAAPAFSQEQYSMLLNMLSNVSTSNASAHLAGNSRNVQLPIGDSAQITHDLCTRKVKVTGRELDGLYLLDCPTKSNILENMRFMAVKEGRREVWHRRLGHVPMAIPFLGTHAGDWLFMLYHCLPRQDKFGPRAIKSVLLGYGVYQKGYKLYDLENNICFISRDVVFHERIFPFLLANENSTSIIPGVNILPSAHEVDEFLIAVDSHSNAPMFLHAHVQHAADGSSPAHMVDHGDPQEVESVQEVESVPTDNLVAPHLHTDQPSPIVSVLHRPTRTLKPPRTDRKPGAHSCSYPLLDGLSYSHLFAKYQYFLTKFFAEVEPRNYSDVVKDPRWMEAMQAEIQALKDNKTWLVVSLPPRKRAIGCK
- the LOC138902265 gene encoding uncharacterized mitochondrial protein AtMg00810-like, translating into MLIDLFRDDVSLIQETKDCLQKAFKIKDLGELKYFLGIEFARSKEGILMHQIKYALELVSDMGLAGAKSVGAPMKLNQKLTTTEFDMHVGSYADYVFADPTAYQRLVGRLLFLTITRPNITFTVQCLSHFMHSPKCSHMAAALRIARYIKGSPGLGILMHSETYSQLTTYYDIYWLHCDAS